TGGAAACGATGCATCGATCAAACGCAAACTCTTCGTACTTCTCTTCAATATTTTTGCTATCGTCTAACATATTCACAGCAGAAATCGTTCAATCTCACTTGAACATTTGCGCTTTCATCTAGGAGCAAATGCATCTTGCGGTACGGGGCCCCTGGTATCTCCGGGTACACGTTTCTGCTCCCGCAAGTGCTTCTGTTTGCTCGTGGAAGCGCCCGCCCATTTGTTAACCAATCTCAGACGGCTTCACGGGCGGTGTTCATTCCTGTTGGCACACGCTCTATACGGCCTCCGGACCAAGGAGCGCGCCCCCGCTGTCATCGCCTACAGATACATGCCTCGCCGCAATGCCGACCACCGAGTAGTTGGGCGTCTCGCGCGCTGGGGCCCACGGGACGGCTGCAGCACGCACGGGAGCCGACTCGGGTCCGCGGACCCCCTCCGGGCGAACGACGGCGCGCATCATCCACTCGGTGACCACCAACAAACTGGCCGCTTCCTGGAACCCGTAATGACCGGACGGGTACCGCGCCCGGCACTTCTTTCTGTCCGCGCCGATATAACGAAGACATCACGGGTCGCTCGTAAACGACGCGGCGCAAGCCAACCCGTGGGAACCCGCCAGGGAAGCGGCGGCCGGGAGTGGAGCGCACGCTGCGCGTAGGCCCTGGGTGCATCGACGGTTCTTTGTGCGGCGCGCGCTGCGCCCATCATGGGCAGCCCTTTTTTTACGACCCTTCATCATGGAGAGGCCCCCTCGCGCCCCGCTTTACGGCGGCCGACGGGGGCGGGAGAGAGTCTTCCTTTTCTTCGGCCACTTCACCTGCTGGCGCATGCAACGCTCTCCCGGCATGCGTGCGAGTCCGCGGGCCCGTGCGTACGAGCGCGTGCTCGCGCACGCACTTGCTCTTTGGTGCTGCCTCTTTTGTGCGTTTCGCCTGCGCGCCCCGACTTTTTTTCCTCATTTGCGCGCTAGTCCCTTTTTGGGGCACGCGGCATCTCCCTCGCTTCGGCAGGTACCCCGGGGCTCTGTTGACCCTTCCACGGGCTGTTCACTAAGGGCTGCCCATTGCTTGAGGCTCCGCTGTCTTTATCGACGGGGACACCTTCGAAGGATCCCTCATTTTCGGTGTCGGGGCTACCCGCCGTGCCCGGCGTGGTGCCGATGTGTCACGATACCGGCGCCCATGGAGAAAGGTGCGCGCAGGTGATCATCGAGGTAGGCTGCGTGGGAGGCCGACGCACAACACTTCGCTAACAAGGTTTAATGCGTGGGTGGCTCTTCCTTTAAACGCACCTCTGGTGAAATCTTGTTGGTGTTGAGTTTTGTTGTTGTAGGTGAAGAGACCAACGCGTTCCACAAGGACGCGGGTCCCTCGAGTCAGACGTATTCGCGAAATGCGGACGCTTTCCGTACCCTTGCGTTACTTCCTTTGTGCGGTGAGATGCCACGAGACGTGCCGCGTTTTTCCGCTGGACACAACTAAGGGGCGTGGTTAGAGACAGAGTGTTAGCGATTGAAAGGGTTCGCATGCTCTGGTGTTATTGCAAACGTAGAAGGAGGCGTCGTCAGCTATAGCTTATTTCACGTGTGGCAAAACAAGAAATTTCGAAAGGAACAAGGAATCACCTATAGAATGCTAAGATGAATGCACTACGTTACGAATAGCGTCACCTGGGAACACTCTTTGAACGCAAGCAGCGTTGACGGCACTGAAGAGGATGCCATACGTGACAGCATATTACTCTGTCACGGCAAACTGCATGCAACAAGGCAAAGTATATGCTTTTGAACGCTGGGATCGTTAGCAGTGATTAGTTACGACATATGTTTATTAACACATATAATTAATCACTGATATAAAGAAAGAGCACCCCTGGTTATTATACTGATATTTAAAAATGTAGCATATCATCCAGCATATGACAATCAGAAGTTCATTAAAACGCAAACCGATCAAAGGTTTGCACAAATATATATTTGTGGCAACGGCGCAAGAAAACCGCGGATACAGACGAGGACGTAAAGCTAGAAGTTATTGGTGTCTTTATATGAAGCGTACCAGTTAAGCTGTGATGCTTCTTTTcacgaaaacaaaaaataaataaataagaggaACCCGCACAGAATTACACACGCAGGGCTATAGGATCCTACCTGCTATAACAACGCTATAAGCGCCAAATATCACTCATTTTATTTAAGTTTCTGCATAAAAATATGTTAGAAATGTGGTACTGAGTGCGCTAAACGGGGATGCTGAAGACTGCGTCAGTTTTCAATTGTCCAGCTTAACAGGAATTCTGAGTCTCGTTTACGACTATATGAAGATCAGTGTGTATAGAGCGCATATGGGCTGTCACGGTGTttgtgcagagagagagagagagaaacagacagaagaaaggggaaagacaGTGAGGTTAAAAGGAGCGGGAAATACGGTTTGCTAGCCTACCTGGGAAAATGGTGAGGGATATAAAGATAGgaagaaattatatatatatatatatatatatggagagagagagacggagagaGCACAGAGACAGGGGGCGCGGACACGATCACCGCTAGTCAACATCACCGCACACTATCCGATACAAAGACTATACGTGCAGCCCAACGATCACCAATTCAGACTACAGCCGCTTGTGCAGGTCTGTTGTCCGTAAAAACTGTAGCAGTGCCTTCATCGCCATCTGCTGCGATGGCCTGTGAGGTCAGGATTCTAATATGGTTTGCTCTCATAATGATTCTTGTGCAAAGTGAGTTAGAGCGATTGCGAGCGATCATTTTTCTACGCTGTAGCAAGGACAGTCACACAGAACGTGTTGAAGCGTTTTCACGCGACCACAGTCGTCACATGAGGCGTGGTCGACCAATCCGATGAAAAAAGCATTGAAATTTCCGACATAAGTTCTCTAATCTATAATAAGTTAGGTTCCCTTAACTAAGTTCTCTAATCTTGAAtgccagttgttcgtgtggttgGCGCCGGAACTCTGATAGCAAAgcctgcagtgctgccttcgagtcgcTGAATATCGACCATTTTCGAGCTTGTTATTGACTGACGAGACCAAGTGCAATGCGAAGACTTGCAAGTTCCGTGGCCGACCATGTCGTCGTGTGGCATGTCATGATACTGACAGAGGTGACTTTCGCTGGAAAAACCACGGCTCTCGACGAACCTTGGAAATATGTTGGTCCTTCGCTATAAATACGTACATGGTCTGCGTACCTCGCCTATAAAGGGTTCACGGAGCTGTTTAGGAGCCGGAGATGAGAGTGCGGATTTTTTTCCTGATTCCTGGTACTGTCAGGTTCACTCCAGGACGAACCAGCTACCTAGGGGGTATCGATTGCCTTGTTGCGGTggtgaagcctgatggaaggtCGTAATAATTAGAGACCCCATTACAAAATGATAACTGCGGCCTTGATAAAGCTAGTCTTGCAAGATGGTGGGAACAGCGCTCGGGCAAAGTGCCTGATCTGTAATCTCAGCAGCCCCACCGCAATGTACGCCTgtattggttggttggttggctggttggttggttggtgTATTGGTCGGTGATTCCAAAAGTTGCCGCTGTTGACGCACATTTTGGCAAGTCAAGAAAAACACCGAGTGCCCGAGCTTGAATAGTATGTTCTATTTAATCTAATAATAGTCTTAATTGTTCTTCAGTAGACGAGTAGATAATGATTGTCAGCAAGAACATCTAACGTGTAACAATATTCGTTTCACCTTAATCGCGATTTACTTATTCGCGTTTGGACTTTTTCACGTTTGATCATCAGCATTATATTTTATGACCACTACAAGGCGAAGGTCTCTCCCAGGGATATTTAATTCTTGCGTCATCTGTCTACCTTATATGCCTTCAAATTTCGCATTATCATCGATTCAGGTAACCGGCCGCTGCCGTCGActgcgtttcgtttctttttaGCCCTCAGCCTGTAACTCCGATGAACTACGGTCAGGCTTTCCCCGTGCAACCGGTTATCTATACTCTACGCATTAAATGACCTGAAAAGTCCACTTCTTCCTATATTGCCTCTCAGCTAGAATAACAGCTGCACCCGTTCGCTTTTTAAACCATGCTGCCGCCGAGAAAAGATCAATgagagataggcaaaatgctcGACTGCAAgaacctgattagctcaagcaggctaggtcgCCACTCtatttcaaagaggatgccaataaagaTAATCATCATCACGTCTCCTTCCCGTGTGTCGCGCGAAACTTGGGAAAGCAGCTGCACAATGCAGTTTTATAGCTCAGGTCGAGCAGCTGTCCTAGCTCTCCCCTTTCCAGAGACAGATACACTTATCTGACCAGGCACCTTTGCGCTGACGTTTATTCTTTACGGGCAATTCGCATGAGTCATTCTTACTTTCTCCGATATTACACAGCCGCTCAAATAAAAGAATGCATGGAAGCATGCAAAAGCATGGCCAGCTGCCCCGCAGGGCTCCAAGGATCGAATCATGGGGCGGGGTaggatttttgttttcttttgagccAGCGGCTGTTGCCGATTACGTCTAAGTCGGCTCATTAATTTCAGCCAAGGGCAACTATCgctatagaaagaaaaaaaaaagactatttcGTTTTACGTAAAGCGTTGTTATTAAGATTTACTTTCTCGGTCGTACCCCAAACACATATACATGCAACCCTGCCGCCTCTCCATAACGCCTCGCTGGTCACAGCCATGACCAGCCAATCAGGCGTCGTATAGCGGTGCCCGCATAAAAGCTGGCGTAACACGGGTTGCGCAAGCGGGTTCCGCAGTGACGTCTGCGGCAACACTCTTTGAACGCAAGCAGCGTAGACGGCACCGAAGCAAGGCGTTCCGTCACCTtggcccagagagagagagagagctcagGGGGACGCAGTGCGCGACGCCGCCTATTGTAAGCGGGTTAGGCGCCCGCCTCCCTTCGGTAACGGATCATTGCTGCACGTGCGTGCCCGTGCCTCGCTTGCCGCCTCAGCCTGGTAGCGGCGCGAAGACAGTTTGAGGACAGTGTCTTGCCGAGCCCGGGCGCCCCCGCCGCGCGAAAGGTGCGCTGCTGCGCGCGGCTGCCAAGCTTTTGTGTCTCCAAATCTGCCATCCATCTGAGCGCATGAGGTTCTCCCCTCTTTTCCACTTCGTCCTGATGCTGCCGCTCTTTTGAGCTGCCTAATGACGGCGCGCTGAGCGGCAGCTCGTCTTGGCGCCCTCTTCCCTCGGCGCGCTCTTGGGTCGTCTCCTCCTGGCAGCCACTGACGCCGCCGCCGCAGCTCGCTCGCGGCGGCTGTTCTTTGGGGAGCCGTGCGTCCTCACTCCTGGCTCACTTGTGTTGTCCCGATGAAGCTTTGGTTCACGAAGAAGGAGAAGcaaaagaacgagaaaaaaaaaaaagagaggaggaGGGTAGAGCCCTGAGGGTGTCATCGTCTTCTCTTTCTTACTAGCGTACACGCAGACCCTTTGCGCTGCGGGAGCCCTCTCGCGGTCACGTCTCTTTTCCTGCTGTCTTCCGCTAGGGTGCTGTGCTGCTTTGGCGAACGGGGTCTTCCCGTTTCGCTGCGACTGGAGACAATGGCACAGCGGAGACTTATACTTGTCGACGAGGACTCAGGCGACGTCTCTTTTCTTATCTTGGGAGCGCTTTTGAGCGGTAAAGCCGTCCGGCATGAAGTCAGTCTCTTGTCTCGTCCTCTGAAAGCAGCTTTTTCTACGATGGGTGCGGGAGTAAATTTTTGCGAAAGTGCTCACTTGTTTTTGTCGTGCGTGCTCTTTCTCTCCTGCGCGTCTTGGCGTTACCATTTGAAGGTTGAGGAATCGGTGGGTGCCAAATGGACATAGAAGTATTGGTAGGAGTagtaagagagaaaaaagaagaagaagaagaaaagaatgcACGGGCTTTCTCTGTGTCGGTTTATGGACCCCGTGTAGCGTGTTAGCGTGGGGAACAAGGAGACTGGGCTTTTATTTTCTCGGCGTCACTCGTACGTGCAATGAAAGAGTGGCGTGGAAAGTTATAAAAACAGCACGCAGGTCGAGCCTCTGGCGAGGTTTCGCTTTTAGCACTTCTTGAAGGGATGAAAACAGGCGGTACCATTCTTCCTCATCGAGTCGAAGCCGGAAAGGGAACAGAGAAATGCGATAGGTGTGTTTTTTGTACATAACTAATAAACAGTGCTAGGAGAGGTCTCGGTGTTACTCCAAAATTAGTTGCAATAATCCCTGTAGTTCTTAGCCGATAACTGTAATACGCAGGTGTGTTGCAATGAGGCCGCTTTATAGGTGATCGTTCTCTTTAGGATCGTTGCGACGAAGAGTTGAATCTGTGATGGAAACTAAATAACGGTATACAAGCAATCGTGATCTGTTGCCATAACCACAGGAAGCGTAGATGAACGTTAAGTCCTTTGCCGTTGAAAACATGTAGATACTGCGAAAAGCCGTGCGAGCTATTCTAGCCCACTCTAGTGTGCTAGCTTAGTAAGACAAGACCTGCATTATAACAGCTGTAGATAACGCCTTCAAATTTCCGCGGCGCTAATAAATGATTTGCAACAACAAGAGCGAATAGAGCAACCAAACTTACTAAAAAGTAAGTAAGGTGCATGCGACTGTACCTTCTTCGCGTTTTGAGTAAGTTTTGTTCTGTCTTCTTATAACATGTGTTGCTTTTACGAACCATGGGACGTAGCTTATGAGGCTATGCTAATATTTCTGCATATGCTCCTTCCGCGTCTTTATTGAATGTCGCTGTGTCCAGCGAGCCGCCACCGAGCAAATCGTTTTCTTGTTTATGTCAACGCTGTGTATAGTTCCGGCTGTTTTGCGAAGAAGATGATGGGTGTCTCGAGCATCAGCCACTGGGCAGCGCGCCTTGTCGCCAGGCGCAATCGTTCCAACAACAGCTGAATGAGACAAGAGCGATACAAGAGCAAAAACAGAGCGAGATACAAGGCAGGCAGGCGGCTTAATTGGCCTCGGATACATCACGATAGACAGGATACGCTCGGCGAAAAGTGCGAGAGCCAAGCTCCCGGACTTCCGTCTCCGCTGTTCGAAATTGAGCCGGAGGCGAGTTCCTACTGGCAGAGATAGCGGCTTCCGGTTTACGAAGCGGCGGCGTCTGTATGTGTGCACGCGTGCCGCTGGAATGGTGCAGTGCGCGCATTCATCTCGCGACGCCTGTAGGCCTCGCTGCCCTTGGCAGGCGTGTGGTCCACCGGACGACGCTGGGGTCATTAGGAACGCCGCACGAGCAGAGACTCGGGGCACCGGAATGAAGTTCGACCACCTTCCTTTTGGTTCCTTATCACACGCCGGCGGATCAGCCGCCTCGCTAAGTTTCTGTTTCgtgatctttcttttttctccgaaTAACATATCTTGAACGTGGAATTTTGCCCTGTATGTCGGTCAACGCCTTCAGTGTTAGTTCTGCGGACGAGTTACTATACTGTTTTTACGCGTGGCATCTTTATTTCGCTTAGTTCTCTTTTTTTGGACTGAACAATGTGGCATACAGTGCTCAAACCATGCTCATACACCTGATCGTTGCCGAACAGATGAGAGAGTTAGATAGTGCGGAACGTCATGCGTCACTGATTTCACTCACAAACAAACTCACTTACGTAGAGCATCTTGATATACAAAATATGAAAAACTCCACCTTATGAATAGCAATGTCTTATCTGATTTCACTTTTATTCATGCATCTTGGGCAGACTATCGTGAAACGCTTCATTACTGTTGCTGTATGGCCTTCCGGTGCGGATTTAGGTGTGCCACGATTTTCGGATGTGCGTAGTAATATTTCATGACAGTCAAACATACTCTTTAAACACTTTGTCATTTACAGAGCAGCTTATCGTAAGAAAGAGAGACAATTGCTTTGGATATAGACGTACGAATGtcgatttttaaaatttatatttatttattttttttactgcaacTTGGCCCAAAAGTGAAGCGACACCAAATATATGTGCTATTGAATACTCCTTTGAATGCATTGTTCAGCAGGAATATATGGTTAACGAGCGGAATTGCAGTAAATTTAGAAGTCGTTATAGCAGAGGGTGACAAAAGGCGGCATTGCTTCGTCGAAAGATGGAACCTTTCCAGGCCATCCGTGTTACTTACGTTCTACCCTCCCTGAGGTGTATCTGCGGTTGTCGCCGTATTACAAACGCTTTTATATAGCGTGGCTTAACAACGCTCAGTACAGTAACTGTGTCACGTCTCTTCTTCGTGTGTGCAGGCTGTTCGCTGTGAAGCGCTGCGCACGCTGTCAGCAGGGCATCTTCGCATCGGAGCTAGTGATGCGCGCCCGCGACCTGGTGTACCACCTGCACTGCTTCACGTGCGCCTGGTGCAACGCGGCGCTGGCCCAGGGCGACCACTTCGGCCTGCGCGACAACCTCGTTTACTGCCGCACCCACTTCGAGCTGCTGGCCGAAGGGTGCCAGCCGGGGCtgcctcctccccctcccccgccgCTGCTGCAGGACGACGACGGAGGCGGCAACGGGGGCACCGCCGGGGCCTGCAGCCCGCCACTGGCGCCGGGAGCCCCGTACGCGCCTCCGCAGGGACCGTACGGCGTGCGCAAGGGCCGGCCGCGAAAGCGCAAGCCCGGAGAACTGCCCGAGGGCCCGCCACACCTAGGTGCGCCGTCTcttgctgcatttcttttttttttaacgcgcttCGTGTGCACACGCAGCGCGACACAGGATCTCACGGACGCGTTTTGCCAACCGACAAATGCCAACCGCTTAAACGCTATGGTCTCAGTAAATGTAGTTATTGGTTCGTTCCGCGTTAAAGGTTTCTGTTCCTTTATATTATCATTATTTATATACAGTCTTGAATgagaaagtgctgccaccgccgctgagCGGTGACAGTTCCCGTATTATTTGACACGAATAAATAGGGGGAAGCTAGACGCAGGACGCACAAAAGAACGGCAACCGCGTGTAGGATTTCAGTCAGCGTCGGGGTAATTAAGCGCGGTTTTGAATAGAATTTCGCCTTCGGGCAGCTGCGTCTCAGGGAACTACTGTTGTCGGTTACTAAAAACTGCACGAATGACTACGCTATTTTGCCGAGGAATTTATAGCAGTTAGTGTCTAATGTTGCTATGGCATACACTAACCCGAAAGATTGCAAAGGTGCTACGTACAATACACATCTACGCTTTGAGAAaacgctttttttattttttatttttttattttttcagattGTGGTGTGACGTTCCCGCGCTCAGTGGCATAGTTTGGTAGAGCATTCGTTGGTGTCATTCTCTGCTCTtatctggcgctctttggccagaactgacTCTTTCGCCATAAAAACTCACTAATCATCGTCATTATCTGCTCTGGTCGACTCAATACATGAGCAGAAATACCTTCTCACAGCCAGCACTATATAGGGTGGCATATATCTTGCCAGGACCATTAGACGCATGCGCTTTTGATGTAATAAAGTTGCAGGTGACTAAACTGTAACTAAATGATACAAGAGCTTACAACATAGGACACGGTATTTGGTGCTTATTTAAGGGCCTTATTTCTTTCCCCGCGCTTTCCTTTTACCCTGGAGCAGTGCAGTGACATCGTAAATAACACATTCCTTGCATCTTTCCTTCACTTAACGCATTtatttgaaatgaaaataaaagataTTTCGTCGCCCTATAACGttgacggctactccttttcacataagagtaaaaaaaagaaacaacgcaTAGGTCCAAAAAATGTAGAGCAGAGTATGATAAAAACAGCAAATGAAGTTTACGTACAGTCCTGGACGCACATTTAATTCATTGCACTTTCCCGCTTGTGTCCCTGCAGGGCTCCAGGACCTGGCCGGCCTGGACAGCAACGGCTCGTCCAtgctgcagcagcaacagcagcagcaacaacgcACAAAACGAATGCGTACTTCGTTCAAGCATCACCAGCTGAGGACCATGAAGTCGTACTTCGCCATCAATCAGAATCCCGATGCCAAGGACCTCAAGCAGCTTGCCCAGAAGACGGGGCTCTCCAAGAGAGTTCTCCAGGCAAGTGATACCATTCTACACACGTGCGCTTTTGGAACACGGGCGCGCTGCCACGCGCATATACACTGCTCAGTTATTCCATGAAGTGAGCGAAACGTGCGAGCATCTGCTGCATTTCCAATTGGACTTCTTGGTTGTGCATCGCTCAGCGGAACAGCGCAGAATCTGAAGAAGATGAAGAGAGGCACAAAGAAGACACACAAGGCGCTGCACTTTCAACAAAACGTTTATTTTGCCGGCAGACAGATTGTACACTGAACACCgtaacaaaacaagaaaatactGCGTTGATACTGCTTCTCATATCTCTATCGCGCATTGGCGGTGGTTTCTAAAAAACGTGTCTTCTTTCTGCCTCGCTTCGTCTTCGTCATATTCTGCGCTGTACCCCTGTACCCCTGTACCCCTGTACGAGCTTCTGCATATTTCGTGGAGGGAACTGAAACGGGGCGCATGTCTTAGATCTAGTTCATAAGTGTTGATGAATAAGTGCAGTCCATGATTGGTTTCGTAATAATTGAAAGCAGTGAAGTATagtaaaggaaagaaaaaaggagaaatacggggaggttaaccagggtaAAAACTGGCTGGCTACCTTGCGCTTGGGCaaggaatgaaatgaatgaaagatGATGGAAGACCGGGCAATTCAAGAATGCTTGCGCACTGCGTTTGTTTATGAGGAAAGTAATACAGTGGTCACTCAATAAGAGGTGCTTGAGTTTTACTAAGTTCAGTTTTCTTAACAGAGCTGAgctttgaacttttttttttctctcgctttctttctctgtttcttgcTGTTTTCAATTAATGTGATTTCGCTTCGTTTATCACAAATCGCAGGTGTGGTTCCAGAACGCCCGGGCAAAGTGGCGGCGAAACAATCTACGTCAGCAGGAGCAGCCCACAACTTCCCTTCCGGCAAGCAGTCCAGGAGGCACGAGCTCATTTTCGGAACCCAGTCCCGGAGCTCCCCTGGACTACAGCAACGCTCAAACGACCCTCGTGGTTACAGCGTCGCAGGAGTCACTCGGATCCTTCCAGGAGCTCTTTTGATGGCACCGGGGCTAAAGTACCTATTTATTGACTGCATCTGTCCTCATCACGACATCATCACCTCGTCGACCCACGCGCCGGCAACAACAGCCGCGAAGAGACGCGCCCTTCCCTCAGCACCTCTGCAAAGTACTGTTCCAAAGGTCACACCGACGGACCTTGCGCGCCTCGACTGCGGCGTTCTCTGCCACACCTGGCAACCTCCTGTGGGACGCTCCCTTTTATGTGTGTGCTCTTGGCCAAATGCATTTACTGCACTCTACGTCACGGGAACTCATTCCTCGGACTGTGGTGGTTGTTCTCAAAGGACCGCAAATGATATGTGCGGAAAACTATGTGTGACTGAAGCTTTGatgtggaagagagagagagagaaaaaaaaagaagagatatTCAGAAATCCCATTACACGTAGTGTATGTGCTCTGGGAAAGTCAGTAGGCTTTCCTTCGCTGAGATTTCACTGTGAAGTGTACAAGTatacctgtgttttttttttttgttccataaAAAGAAAGTTGTACATATTTATCACTTACATAACGGAACTATGCTCTGTGAAAAGGTAGATTTATTTTGAAAGAATGCCGGTCTTCAAATTTGTGTACGGTCTTCAGCTAGCGACTTTGGCGTATGATATTATGCATGCGGCTTAAGAAGAGTCCCACGCAGTACGCCATAGCGACACATTAAACATATGGCCAAGCGCTTCTAataattgtttatttattttggaGGAGCAAGAACTTTAGTAAAATTTTGATATGTCATCAGCAGGTGCAAGTCGCGCCGGAGGCTATGAGCCTACGCATGTCCTCAATATGGGGGTATTGGTGGATTTGAAATCCGTCTAACTTAACGCAGTCATTCGATCGCTAGTAAGCCTCATGCATCCTGCCATATTTTGCTCTAGCTCTATTTTGCACTGAAACATTGCGATGCAGACGCCGAAGGTTCTGTTTATTTTTCTCACGCGTGCTTTCCATTTAAAATTAATTTCCTATTGTATAAAATAGGCGCACAACAAACGCATTAGTGGCATTTTTATAACAATGAGTGTGCAGTATACACCAGCCGCTAGTTTTCTCCGCGGCCCAGAATGTAGTATCCACCGTGTTGTGTTTGAACAATTAATTTAAAACTGTATGTCGTTACTCAGTGCAGCTCCTGAGATGTTGAGAGTTAATGGAAAGCACTTCGTACAGCGTCAGTCCAATACCGAGCCAAACTCAGTCAATGTTAGCAAAACCTTGactgctctttctctttctctctttctggaAAAAAAAGGATGACCGCTATATATAGAAACCAGAGGATATTCCAGTAAGATCTGCAAGGACAGGGTCACATGCTGACGGTATTAAGGTTTTATAGACGTCCCGGAAACTATCGTGAGTGATGCATGCTAGCAAGGCGACCCTCGCCAAAAGGAGCCGCCAAGTGATGCAGAGACATACATTCCCCTGCCCTTTACACAGCCACACACAAATGGACTACCGTCTTACTGGCAACACAGCGAGTCACAGTGCAACATGCACCAGGTATTCTCAGAAAGACGCCATGAAGACAATTCGAGAGAATAGTCAACGCCGCATGTCCATAGCATTGGTCTGTAGAATACACAGTATTATATACAATGACAgctaaaatgttcttttttttttcatttctatcCTAACGCATCTGGCCCTTCGAATACAAAACATTGGTGAAAAACGCTACCGTGTTTGGTTATACACTTGGCGCAGTGAGAATGAAAGCCCAAAAGGAGAAGACAACCGTGCTTTGGCTGCACGTATAGGAAGACCTGTTAATGGCCAAACGGGCACATTTTTCATCATCagagcttttcttctttttttaaaaatcttaTTCGACTGCCATCTTTACAGCAAACATAACGATGAAATGTTGGATTTAGCAGATGCGACTGTGACATTCAGACCTCTAGACCAAAGAGGCGGCCGGTACAATGCTTTTGCATCCCGTTCACTTCACTG
The DNA window shown above is from Dermacentor silvarum isolate Dsil-2018 chromosome 1, BIME_Dsil_1.4, whole genome shotgun sequence and carries:
- the LOC119436774 gene encoding LIM/homeobox protein Lhx9, yielding MPVISPGPDEAAAQALAPPKLCAGCGAPIADRFYLLAVERQWHTHCLRCCHCKQQLDSELTCFARDGNIYCKEDYYRLFAVKRCARCQQGIFASELVMRARDLVYHLHCFTCAWCNAALAQGDHFGLRDNLVYCRTHFELLAEGCQPGLPPPPPPPLLQDDDGGGNGGTAGACSPPLAPGAPYAPPQGPYGVRKGRPRKRKPGELPEGPPHLGLQDLAGLDSNGSSMLQQQQQQQQRTKRMRTSFKHHQLRTMKSYFAINQNPDAKDLKQLAQKTGLSKRVLQVWFQNARAKWRRNNLRQQEQPTTSLPASSPGGTSSFSEPSPGAPLDYSNAQTTLVVTASQESLGSFQELF